From Mytilus edulis chromosome 8, xbMytEdul2.2, whole genome shotgun sequence, one genomic window encodes:
- the LOC139485990 gene encoding uncharacterized protein isoform X2: MSYSTALCGVCCLRHLSKPSTGWCLECEEGLCLDCKEHHSLLMATRNHNIIPISEYQKLPQNVMKITQNCRKHNEFFQIFCRKHDCPCCRKCIIETHNNCKDLIEIEDYIKDVKSSARCNELEEMLNETAENFKRIRINREENLTSLQEERKKIENDIVQTRIKINHYLDKLQADLIQNLFSKVEKENEKIQQVLKSLEEKQCQIKEYQNTFENIKKYSTDVQCFLSMKIMETNMVKDKEFIQSLIENESLCQVILVLEDTIDTEKITVSMPYIGKVNVKYSPSQVSIMKQKDKQAQTKATKTTIKSIANIALKIEKKISTCGDGLTGCTLLPHGKIALANENERNIKVVKFDGSLDFKIDLYPYIPVDITYIPNTNTIAATSSKSNDIKIVNVNTKKVLKTYSLDSSCAGISYSEQKIILCSTEKGILELNQHDGSVKTIVSVPLDSYSRVALLGNKIYYTKLHNESVTCCNLQGNIQWTFKNPEMACPFGVTVDTFGNVFVAGNYTCNVFVISSDGKQHKELLSAKDGVYMPSCLSYDRANNQLLVTNYKKGAHLYNVK; encoded by the coding sequence ATGTCCTATTCTACAGCTCTGTGTGGCGTATGCTGTCTTCGTCACCTTTCCAAACCATCGACTGGCTGGTGTCTAGAATGTGAAGAAGGACTTTGTTTGGACTGCAAAGAACATCATAGTTTACTCATGGCAACACGGAATCATAACATCATTCCTATTAGTGAGTATCAGAAGTTACCACAAAACGTGATGAAAATCACACAAAACTGTAGAAAACACAACgaattttttcaaatcttttgcaGAAAACACGATTGCCCATGCTGTAGAAAATGTATTATCGAAACACACAACAACTGCAAAGATTTAATCGAAATCGAAGATTACATCAAAGATGTTAAGTCCTCGGCTAGATGTAATGAGCTTGAAGAAATGCTGAATGAAACAgctgaaaattttaaaagaatccGTATCAACAGGGAGGAAAACCTGACATCACTACaggaagaaagaaagaaaatagaAAACGATATTGTACAGACCAGGATTAAAATCAACCACTATCTAGATAAACTACAAGCCGATCTTATtcaaaatctattttcaaaagtggagaaagaaaatgaaaaaatacaacaggtattgaaATCGTTAGAGGAAAAGCAGTGTCAAATAAAAGAATATCAAAATACCTtcgaaaatattaagaaatactCGACAGATGTTCAATGTTTTCTCTCTATGAAAATAATGGAAACCAACATGGTGAAAGATAAAGAATTCATTCAATCGTTAATAGAAAACGAGAGCCTTTGTCAAGTGATATTAGTTTTAGAAGACACAATTGACACTGAAAAAATAACTGTCAGTATGCCGTACATAGGAAAAGTAAACGTGAAATACTCTCCAAGTCAAGTCAGTATCATGAAACAGAAGGATAAGCAAGCGCAGACGAAGGCGACAAAAACGACCATTAAATCAATTGCAAATATCGCCCTTAAGATTGAAAAGAAGATTAGCACATGTGGAGATGGGTTGACGGGATGTACACTACTACCACATGGCAAAATTGCATTGGCAAATGAGAATGAAAGAAACATAAAAGTAGTAAAATTCGACGGGTCACTTGACTTTAAGATCGATTTATACCCGTACATACCTGTTGACATCACATATATTCCAAATACTAATACCATCGCTGCTACTTCTAGCAAATCAAATGACATTAAAATCgttaatgtaaatacaaaaaaggTGCTGAAAACGTACTCTTTAGACTCAAGCTGTGCTGGTATATCGTATTCAGAACAAAAAATTATCTTATGCTCCACAGAAAAGGGAATTCTTGAATTGAATCAACATGATGGATCAGTAAAGACCATTGTATCGGTCCCACTGGATAGTTATTCTCGTGTTGCTCTTCTAGGGAATAAGATCTACTACACAAAGTTACACAATGAATCAGTGACATGTTGTAATCTACAAGGAAACATACAGTGGACATTTAAAAATCCCGAAATGGCATGCCCATTCGGTGTAACTGTAGATACTTTCGGAAACGTGTTCGTCGCCGGCAATTACACCTGTAATGTTTTTGTCATATCTTCAGACGGAAAACAACACAAAGAACTGCTGTCTGCCAAGGATGGTGTCTATATGCCAAGTTGTTTGAGCTATGATAGAGCTAACAACCAGTTACttgttacaaattataaaaaaggtGCACATCTGTATAACGTTAAGTAG